One window of Phycisphaeraceae bacterium genomic DNA carries:
- a CDS encoding isocitrate/isopropylmalate dehydrogenase family protein — translation MNPIPHITLLPGDGIGPEVTRAAHRVLIEAGLNATFDEHPIGWREWCEHGDPLPRATLDAARAADAILMGAITSKPEADAARELAPHLRNQGLRYRSPIVRLRKELDLYAGLRPARAWCGIPCAHPDTDILTVRESTEGLYCGIEIDNLEPDHAALIHHGLATMREHARGRIALSARVTTEHASRRILRIAFQQARLRAHQTGTPARVTLLEKPNILRATGTVMLDAARAVAADFPDVTLEIDNIDAACMHAVMDPTRYTVVVAENLFGDIFSDLAAGLTGGPGLAPSAAIGDRHALFEPVHGSAPDIAGRNIANPIAAILSGAMLARHINQPDVADRIERAVGATLANADPSTLTPDLRGRGSTTILTDAILRNLWSNDDKRVGE, via the coding sequence ATGAATCCCATCCCACACATCACGCTCCTCCCCGGCGACGGCATCGGACCCGAAGTCACCCGCGCTGCGCACCGCGTGCTCATCGAAGCCGGGCTCAACGCCACCTTCGACGAACACCCCATCGGCTGGCGTGAGTGGTGCGAGCACGGGGACCCGCTCCCGCGCGCAACACTCGACGCCGCCCGCGCTGCCGACGCCATCCTCATGGGCGCGATCACCAGCAAACCCGAAGCCGATGCCGCACGCGAACTCGCCCCGCATCTGCGCAACCAGGGCCTCCGCTACCGCTCACCCATCGTCCGACTCCGTAAGGAACTCGATCTCTACGCCGGGCTGCGCCCCGCCCGCGCCTGGTGCGGAATCCCCTGCGCCCACCCCGACACCGACATCCTCACCGTCCGCGAATCCACCGAAGGGCTCTACTGCGGCATCGAGATCGACAACCTCGAGCCCGACCACGCCGCCCTCATCCACCACGGTCTCGCAACCATGCGCGAACACGCCCGGGGCCGCATCGCACTCTCCGCGCGAGTCACCACCGAGCACGCCTCGCGCCGCATCCTCCGCATCGCCTTCCAGCAGGCACGCCTCCGCGCGCATCAAACCGGCACGCCCGCCCGTGTGACCCTTCTGGAGAAGCCGAACATCCTCCGCGCCACCGGCACCGTCATGCTCGACGCCGCTCGCGCCGTCGCCGCGGACTTCCCCGATGTCACGCTGGAGATCGACAACATCGACGCCGCGTGCATGCACGCCGTCATGGATCCGACGCGCTACACCGTCGTCGTCGCCGAGAACCTTTTCGGTGACATCTTCTCCGATCTCGCCGCTGGGCTCACGGGCGGCCCCGGGCTCGCCCCCTCCGCCGCCATCGGCGACCGCCACGCCCTCTTCGAGCCGGTCCACGGCTCCGCGCCCGACATCGCAGGACGCAACATCGCGAACCCCATCGCCGCGATCCTCTCCGGCGCGATGCTCGCCCGCCACATCAACCAGCCCGACGTCGCCGATCGCATCGAGCGCGCGGTCGGTGCAACACTCGCCAATGCCGACCCATCCACCCTCACCCCCGACCTCCGCGGCCGGGGCTCAACCACAATCCTCACCGACGCCATCCTCCGAAACCTCTGGTCCAACGACGACAAACGGGTGGGTGAGTAA
- the lysS gene encoding homocitrate synthase — MSSPASRFRIIESTLREGEQFANAFFTTQQKIRIATMLDAFGVDYLELSSPAASPASRDDCATIASLGLRARILTHTRCHPDDVRLAIETGVHGVDIVIGTSSQLRRFGHGKSIDEIIALARDVIPIAVEAGVEVRFSTEDSFRSDIADILRVYEAVAPLGIHRVGIADTVGIADPFRVAEVVRAVRGAIGPALDIEFHGHNDTGCAVANAWAALHAGATHIDTTVLGIGERNGITSLGGIIARLYASEPELIRQRYRLPLLHDIDHAVARLCSIDVPFNSCITGFAAFTHKAGIHAKAVLNDPSAYEALRPEDFGLSRYIHVAHRLTGWNAVRARAEQLGLRLTDEQAKVMTAEIKAAADVGHLTLDHVDAIIHRHVNAHAASPTLAPVAMVPTTPSSPQPALIPA, encoded by the coding sequence ATGTCCTCCCCCGCCTCCCGCTTCCGCATCATCGAGTCCACCCTCCGCGAGGGCGAGCAGTTCGCCAACGCATTCTTCACCACGCAGCAGAAGATCCGCATCGCCACCATGCTCGACGCCTTCGGGGTTGATTACCTCGAACTCTCGAGTCCCGCGGCTTCCCCCGCCTCCCGCGACGACTGCGCAACCATCGCCTCCCTCGGACTCCGCGCCCGCATCCTCACCCACACCCGCTGCCACCCCGACGATGTCCGCCTCGCCATCGAGACCGGCGTCCACGGCGTCGACATCGTCATCGGCACCTCCTCCCAGCTCCGCCGCTTTGGCCACGGCAAGTCCATCGACGAGATCATCGCCCTCGCCCGCGATGTCATCCCCATCGCCGTCGAGGCCGGCGTCGAGGTCCGCTTCAGCACCGAGGACTCCTTCCGCTCCGACATCGCCGACATCCTCCGCGTCTACGAGGCCGTCGCGCCCCTCGGCATCCATCGCGTCGGCATCGCGGACACCGTCGGCATCGCCGATCCCTTCCGCGTCGCCGAGGTCGTCCGCGCCGTCCGCGGAGCCATCGGCCCCGCGCTCGACATCGAGTTCCACGGCCACAACGACACCGGATGCGCCGTCGCAAACGCCTGGGCCGCCCTCCACGCCGGCGCCACACACATCGACACCACAGTCCTCGGCATCGGCGAACGTAACGGCATCACCTCGCTCGGCGGCATCATCGCACGCCTCTACGCCTCAGAGCCAGAACTCATCCGCCAGCGCTACCGACTCCCGCTCCTCCACGATATCGACCACGCCGTCGCCCGCCTCTGCTCCATCGACGTCCCCTTCAACTCATGCATCACCGGCTTCGCCGCCTTCACACACAAGGCCGGCATCCACGCCAAGGCCGTGCTCAACGACCCCTCCGCCTACGAGGCCCTCCGCCCCGAAGACTTCGGGCTCTCCCGCTACATCCACGTCGCCCACCGGCTCACCGGCTGGAACGCCGTCCGCGCCCGCGCCGAACAGCTCGGGCTCCGGCTCACCGACGAACAGGCCAAGGTCATGACCGCGGAGATCAAGGCCGCCGCGGATGTCGGACACCTCACCCTCGACCACGTCGATGCGATCATCCATCGCCACGTGAACGCACACGCCGCATCGCCCACCCTCGCGCCTGTCGCCATGGTCCCAACCACACCATCGAGCCCACAACCCGCGCTCATCCCCGCCTAA
- a CDS encoding cation:proton antiporter, whose product MNGLSHSEIITLLLALGVLLGTARLLGEVARKLRQPAVIGELFAGILLGPTILGAVWPSAQGSLFPSEGPLPVSLHALTTVAIMLFLLVAGMEVDLSTIWRRRRAAMSVGVGGMVVPFVMAFPLAWLLPVTMDAGVQASELTFPLFFATAMAISALPVVAKILIDLQMFKSDIGMTIIAAAVFNDIVGWLVFALILALMGRAGEGGPELWQTVTMTLVFAGVMLTLGRAAVDRALPWLHAHASVPGSVLGFAATGAALCAAFTEWLGVHAIFGAFIFGIALGDSRHLRQSTRETIDQFVSFIFAPLFFASIGLRVDFLENFDLVLVLIVLVVATVGKVGGCMLFSRFTGFQKREAWAVAFGLNARGAMEIILGLLALEAGLIGERMFVALVVMALVTSMTSGSLMQRAIGRVKPVRFWDFAGPRQFVQAMSATDRDGAIAELAAVASGVSKTPLDAEVIAAAARARERLVSSGVGLGVAVPHARIAGLAQPIVVIGRARRGIDFDARDGQPARLIILLVTPLENAELQLRLLASVAHVCEDEAAVERLLSAANWTELLAVLNEVG is encoded by the coding sequence ATGAACGGGCTCTCTCACTCGGAGATCATCACGCTGCTGTTGGCGCTGGGTGTGCTGCTGGGGACGGCGCGGCTGCTGGGCGAGGTGGCGCGGAAGCTGAGGCAGCCAGCGGTGATCGGTGAGTTGTTCGCGGGGATTCTGCTGGGGCCGACGATCCTGGGTGCGGTGTGGCCGTCGGCGCAGGGGTCGCTCTTTCCGTCGGAGGGGCCGCTGCCTGTGTCGCTGCACGCGCTGACAACGGTGGCGATCATGCTGTTCCTGCTGGTCGCGGGGATGGAGGTTGATCTCTCGACGATCTGGCGTCGTCGGCGGGCGGCGATGTCGGTGGGTGTGGGCGGGATGGTGGTGCCGTTTGTGATGGCGTTCCCGCTGGCGTGGCTGCTGCCGGTGACGATGGACGCGGGGGTGCAGGCGAGCGAGCTGACGTTCCCGCTCTTCTTTGCGACGGCGATGGCGATCAGCGCGTTGCCGGTGGTCGCGAAGATCCTGATCGATCTGCAGATGTTCAAGTCGGACATCGGGATGACGATCATTGCGGCGGCGGTGTTCAACGACATCGTCGGGTGGCTGGTCTTTGCGTTGATCCTCGCGTTGATGGGGCGCGCGGGGGAGGGTGGGCCGGAGCTCTGGCAGACGGTGACGATGACGCTGGTCTTCGCGGGTGTGATGCTGACGCTGGGGCGGGCGGCGGTCGATCGCGCGCTGCCGTGGCTGCACGCCCACGCCAGCGTGCCGGGGAGCGTGCTGGGGTTTGCGGCGACGGGCGCGGCGTTGTGCGCTGCGTTCACGGAGTGGCTGGGGGTTCACGCGATTTTCGGGGCGTTCATCTTCGGGATCGCGCTGGGTGACTCGCGGCACCTCAGGCAGAGCACGCGGGAGACGATCGACCAGTTTGTCTCGTTCATCTTTGCGCCGCTCTTCTTCGCTTCGATCGGGCTGAGGGTGGACTTCCTGGAGAACTTCGACCTGGTGCTGGTGCTGATCGTGCTGGTGGTGGCGACGGTGGGGAAAGTGGGTGGGTGCATGCTCTTCTCGCGCTTCACGGGGTTCCAGAAGCGCGAGGCGTGGGCCGTGGCGTTCGGGCTCAACGCGCGGGGCGCGATGGAGATCATCCTGGGGCTGCTCGCGCTCGAGGCGGGATTGATCGGCGAGCGGATGTTTGTCGCGCTGGTGGTGATGGCGCTCGTGACCTCGATGACGAGCGGGTCGCTGATGCAGCGTGCGATCGGGCGGGTGAAGCCGGTGCGGTTCTGGGACTTTGCCGGTCCGCGTCAGTTTGTGCAGGCGATGAGCGCGACGGATCGCGACGGTGCGATCGCGGAGTTGGCGGCGGTGGCGTCTGGCGTGTCGAAGACGCCGCTGGACGCGGAGGTGATCGCTGCTGCGGCGCGTGCCCGCGAGCGGCTGGTGTCGAGCGGTGTCGGGCTGGGCGTTGCGGTTCCGCACGCGCGGATCGCGGGGCTGGCGCAGCCGATCGTGGTGATCGGGCGGGCGCGGCGCGGGATCGACTTTGACGCGCGGGACGGGCAGCCGGCGCGGCTGATCATCCTGCTTGTGACGCCGCTGGAGAACGCGGAATTGCAGCTGCGCCTTCTGGCGAGCGTGGCGCATGTGTGCGAGGATGAGGCGGCTGTGGAGCGGCTGCTGAGCGCGGCGAACTGGACGGAACTGCTTGCGGTGTTGAATGAGGTGGGGTAG
- a CDS encoding universal stress protein — protein MDEGAPTKPECVAGGGGAGGPGVGAFRRVMACVGVSPSAGLVVREAARLARSCGAELTFLHAGSERERVVEIVREGARDEAMLGSAEVIGREGTPDRVILEEARRIDADLVFAGALKSDPLFTGIVGSVARRLARNADRSLFLSIHRFPPEGVARTIVASVMFDDRSRAMVEAAARLAIGAGARELHVVREYDPYSARMSETTGAAGADSERWEHVQQTATRFELANFLEECARRLGVADGAGALERSGVALRTECMAGRGGEEAARYAERVGADLLVMPAPDRRLGVLDRFFGHPTETLLEQFPCSVLLFRRLKKGEAAPGVGT, from the coding sequence ATGGACGAGGGTGCGCCAACAAAGCCGGAGTGTGTGGCGGGTGGTGGCGGTGCGGGCGGCCCTGGGGTTGGCGCGTTTCGTCGTGTGATGGCGTGTGTGGGGGTTTCGCCGAGCGCGGGGCTGGTGGTGCGTGAGGCGGCGCGTCTGGCGCGGTCGTGCGGCGCGGAGTTGACGTTCCTGCACGCGGGTTCGGAGCGGGAGCGTGTGGTGGAGATCGTGCGTGAGGGTGCTCGGGACGAGGCGATGCTCGGCTCGGCGGAGGTGATCGGGCGCGAGGGGACGCCGGACCGGGTGATCCTGGAGGAGGCGCGCCGGATCGACGCGGACCTGGTGTTTGCGGGCGCGCTCAAGAGCGATCCGCTGTTCACGGGGATTGTGGGCTCGGTGGCGAGGCGGCTGGCGCGGAACGCGGATCGGTCGCTGTTTCTGTCGATTCACAGGTTCCCGCCGGAGGGCGTGGCGCGGACGATCGTGGCGTCGGTGATGTTCGATGATCGCTCGCGGGCGATGGTGGAAGCCGCGGCGAGATTGGCGATCGGGGCGGGGGCGCGCGAGCTGCATGTGGTGCGTGAGTATGACCCTTACTCGGCGCGGATGAGCGAGACGACGGGTGCGGCGGGGGCGGATTCGGAGCGGTGGGAGCACGTGCAGCAGACGGCGACGCGGTTCGAGTTGGCGAACTTTCTTGAGGAGTGTGCGCGGCGTCTGGGCGTGGCGGACGGTGCGGGGGCATTGGAGCGTTCTGGGGTTGCGCTGCGGACCGAGTGCATGGCGGGGCGCGGGGGTGAGGAGGCGGCGCGGTACGCGGAGCGCGTGGGTGCGGATCTTCTGGTGATGCCCGCGCCCGATCGGCGCCTGGGCGTGCTGGACAGGTTCTTCGGGCACCCGACCGAGACGCTGCTGGAGCAGTTCCCGTGCTCGGTGCTGCTGTTCAGGCGGCTGAAGAAGGGTGAGGCCGCGCCCGGAGTGGGGACATGA
- a CDS encoding bifunctional folylpolyglutamate synthase/dihydrofolate synthase, producing the protein MGTGATGLGRKTRRAAGSDESEEADTRPVVFSTYADAIGHLSRAPSVERIRPKDVGPETFNLDRMRALMEGLGNPEREVRFVHVAGSKGKGSVCEMLTACLAEAGYTTGLYTSPHLVDVRERIRINQGVIGEQEFRSGLGRVATVAASIRERYGETTYFELLTALALKHFRDMAVDIAVIEVGLGGRLDATNVITPEVCGLVSIQLEHTQLLGDTLEKIAGEKAGIFKPGVPAITVPQAPGVLEVFRAKAVEAGVPLSVLKEDIDFSYRVEAGHGLGPHVRVSLTTTQSSYEHLPAPLKGEHQAFNCGLVLAILDRLRTRGFDASEVKVAEGLRKTRSEGRMEMICRSPRILIDGAHNPESVQALVRAVGAHVRYDSMVMVFGCASDKDVGGMLEKVSLGADKVIFTRSESSPRAVAARELHRRFVESSGKMAEHAETLPEALRLAARAVGRDDLIVVTGSFVLAGEAKRFIMDLERQRRGGSR; encoded by the coding sequence ATGGGGACAGGTGCAACGGGACTCGGGCGCAAGACGCGGCGCGCTGCTGGAAGCGATGAGTCGGAAGAAGCCGACACTCGCCCGGTTGTCTTTTCGACATATGCGGATGCGATCGGGCATCTCTCTCGGGCTCCGAGCGTGGAGCGGATTCGTCCGAAGGATGTCGGACCTGAGACATTCAATCTCGATCGCATGCGTGCGTTGATGGAGGGGCTGGGGAATCCCGAGCGTGAGGTTCGGTTCGTTCACGTGGCGGGGAGCAAGGGGAAGGGGAGCGTCTGCGAGATGCTGACGGCGTGCCTGGCCGAGGCCGGGTACACGACCGGGCTGTACACGAGCCCGCATCTTGTGGATGTTCGCGAGCGGATCCGGATCAACCAGGGCGTGATCGGGGAGCAGGAGTTCCGCAGCGGCCTCGGGCGGGTCGCGACTGTGGCGGCGTCGATCCGCGAGCGGTATGGAGAGACGACGTACTTCGAGTTGTTGACGGCTCTTGCGTTGAAGCACTTTCGCGACATGGCGGTGGACATCGCGGTGATCGAGGTTGGGCTGGGGGGGCGTCTGGACGCGACGAACGTGATCACGCCGGAGGTGTGCGGGCTGGTGTCGATCCAGTTGGAGCACACGCAGCTTCTGGGTGACACGCTGGAGAAGATCGCGGGGGAGAAGGCGGGGATCTTCAAGCCGGGTGTTCCTGCGATCACGGTGCCTCAGGCGCCCGGGGTGCTGGAGGTGTTCAGGGCGAAGGCGGTGGAGGCGGGTGTGCCGCTGAGCGTGCTGAAGGAGGACATCGACTTCAGTTATCGCGTGGAGGCGGGGCACGGGCTCGGCCCTCATGTGCGTGTGTCGCTGACGACGACGCAGTCGAGTTACGAGCATCTGCCCGCGCCGCTGAAGGGTGAGCACCAGGCGTTCAACTGCGGGCTTGTGCTGGCGATTCTGGATCGTCTGCGGACGCGCGGGTTCGACGCGAGCGAGGTGAAGGTCGCGGAGGGCCTGAGGAAGACGCGATCGGAAGGGCGGATGGAGATGATCTGCCGCTCGCCGCGGATCTTGATTGATGGGGCGCACAATCCTGAGAGCGTGCAGGCGCTGGTTCGTGCGGTGGGCGCGCACGTGCGGTACGACTCGATGGTGATGGTGTTCGGGTGCGCGTCGGACAAGGATGTTGGCGGGATGCTGGAGAAGGTCTCGCTGGGGGCGGACAAGGTGATCTTTACGCGGTCGGAGTCGAGCCCGCGTGCGGTGGCAGCGCGCGAGTTGCATCGGCGGTTTGTTGAGTCCAGCGGGAAGATGGCCGAGCACGCGGAGACGCTGCCTGAGGCGCTGCGGCTTGCGGCGCGGGCGGTGGGGCGTGACGATCTGATCGTCGTGACGGGTTCGTTCGTGCTCGCGGGCGAGGCGAAGCGATTCATCATGGATCTGGAGCGTCAGCGGCGCGGCGGGTCGCGGTGA
- a CDS encoding DinB family protein, which translates to MYLRFRRLFEYDDESNAKAISAIRSAQPGPEQERAIGIMAHVLVARREWLRRIGGAEAVGNSAQAKDVFPTGFGINDLERLLSEVRAWWQDWLANLSEAKLRQAYDYASIDGKRWTTHIEDSLTHVLLHGAYHRGQIAMLVKSGGGEVVPTDFIINARKPVV; encoded by the coding sequence ATGTACCTGCGATTCCGGCGCTTGTTTGAGTATGACGACGAGTCGAACGCGAAGGCGATCTCGGCGATTCGCTCTGCGCAGCCCGGCCCCGAGCAGGAGCGGGCGATCGGGATCATGGCGCACGTGCTGGTGGCGCGGCGTGAGTGGCTGCGTCGGATCGGTGGTGCGGAGGCGGTGGGGAACTCGGCGCAGGCGAAGGACGTCTTCCCGACCGGGTTCGGGATCAACGACCTGGAGCGTCTGTTGTCGGAGGTTCGTGCGTGGTGGCAGGACTGGCTGGCGAATCTATCTGAGGCGAAGCTGCGTCAGGCGTATGACTACGCAAGCATCGACGGGAAGCGTTGGACGACGCATATCGAGGATTCGCTGACGCACGTGCTGCTGCACGGCGCGTACCACAGAGGGCAGATCGCGATGCTGGTGAAGTCCGGCGGCGGCGAGGTTGTGCCGACCGACTTCATCATCAATGCGCGGAAGCCCGTGGTGTGA
- the topA gene encoding type I DNA topoisomerase, whose product MAKRASKAGGTKRAAKPKGEGAPVAGAAAEGDAAGAGAKGGGGGGGRGRGGRGGGRFGPSRGLGLKPGDGKNRHLVIVESPSKAKTINKYLGPQYLVVASIGHVRDLPSKNPKGVKSPVPGVDLERGFRPTYEVLSGKDKVIAELKRAAKECLASGREIWFATDLDREGEAIAWHLAQELGVDSKSAKRVVFAAITKSEIEKAFGNPHPIDEDRVNAQQARRILDRIVGYQVSPLLWKKVARGLSAGRVQSVAVRLVVEREREIRAFVPDELWSISGQFTADVAGASGLVRDWSAFMARRDDKGNPPTVKMQNAWLGEHGGIGAELVEVGGEKVGLEAREGEDGERLAARAREVAELAGLRNVRIDVRRDPKGRGPAQQIRTMTGEIDPATPYEISGIETKRTSSRPGAPYITSTLQQAAANRLGFGAQRTMKTAQQLYEGIDIPGEGPVGLITYMRTDSTNISRDALEMVRSYIERSFGAKYLPEKPNFYSSSNKGAQEAHEAIRPTSLEYPPSKVKRALSEDQFRLYTLIWERFVSCQMTPAQWDSTAVTIRGGKDPKRPVTFRATGRTLVFDGFYRVSGVPKAADEQILPSVSERQRLAPFSVEPVQKFTSPPPRYTEASLIKMLESEGIGRPSTYASIISVIQDRNYVEQQERRFYATDLGEVVTDKLVEAFPKIMDVGYTREMEQELDKVEEEHLDWVEMLNRFYGPFTDALEHAHETMGHAKAELVPAPDEYRCPTCGAPTVYRFGKNGRFLSCSTYPACNYASPVDREGVPRPAAQTVPIACIKCGAAMTKRVGRFGPFLGCSRYGDKTNPCDGILNIDRKGKVVAPSPPALLTELPCPACQSPLNLRSGVRGPWLGCSRFPKCRGRGKWAELDEPTRAELLKKMEAHEAANRAPIVKTTDGKPLTDASGKPLATAPTVDALAGVASSGGEGSGEGEESVEPLADEVGV is encoded by the coding sequence ATGGCCAAGCGGGCCTCGAAAGCGGGCGGGACGAAGCGTGCGGCGAAGCCAAAGGGTGAGGGTGCGCCGGTTGCGGGCGCTGCGGCGGAGGGGGACGCCGCGGGAGCTGGGGCGAAGGGCGGGGGCGGTGGTGGGGGACGTGGTAGAGGTGGACGTGGGGGGGGGAGATTCGGTCCATCGCGCGGGTTGGGTCTGAAGCCGGGTGATGGGAAGAACCGGCATCTCGTGATTGTGGAGTCGCCATCGAAGGCGAAGACGATCAACAAGTATCTGGGGCCTCAGTATTTGGTGGTGGCGTCGATCGGGCATGTTCGTGATCTGCCGAGCAAGAACCCGAAGGGCGTGAAGAGCCCGGTGCCGGGTGTGGATCTTGAGCGCGGGTTCCGTCCGACGTATGAGGTGCTGTCGGGGAAGGACAAGGTGATCGCGGAGTTGAAGCGGGCGGCGAAGGAGTGCCTTGCTTCGGGGCGCGAGATCTGGTTCGCGACGGACTTGGATCGCGAGGGCGAGGCGATCGCGTGGCATCTGGCGCAGGAGCTGGGTGTTGATTCCAAGAGCGCGAAGCGGGTGGTGTTCGCGGCGATCACGAAGAGCGAGATCGAGAAGGCGTTCGGGAATCCGCATCCGATCGATGAGGATCGGGTGAATGCGCAGCAGGCGCGGCGGATCCTGGATCGCATCGTGGGGTATCAGGTGTCGCCGCTCTTGTGGAAGAAGGTGGCGCGGGGGTTGTCGGCGGGGCGTGTGCAGTCGGTGGCGGTGCGTCTGGTGGTGGAGCGTGAGCGTGAGATCCGGGCGTTCGTGCCGGACGAGTTGTGGTCGATCTCCGGCCAGTTCACGGCGGATGTTGCGGGGGCATCGGGGCTGGTGCGCGACTGGTCGGCGTTCATGGCGCGGCGTGACGACAAGGGGAACCCGCCGACGGTGAAGATGCAGAACGCGTGGCTGGGTGAGCACGGGGGGATCGGCGCGGAGCTGGTGGAGGTCGGGGGAGAGAAGGTCGGGCTGGAGGCGCGTGAGGGCGAGGATGGGGAGCGGCTGGCGGCGCGGGCGCGCGAGGTCGCGGAGCTGGCGGGGCTTCGCAATGTGCGGATCGACGTGAGGCGTGATCCGAAGGGGCGCGGGCCGGCGCAGCAGATCAGGACGATGACGGGGGAGATCGATCCCGCGACGCCCTACGAGATCTCGGGGATCGAGACCAAGCGGACATCGTCGCGCCCCGGCGCGCCGTACATCACGAGCACGCTGCAGCAGGCGGCGGCGAACCGCCTGGGCTTCGGGGCGCAGCGGACGATGAAGACGGCGCAGCAGTTGTACGAGGGCATCGATATTCCGGGTGAGGGGCCGGTCGGCCTGATCACGTACATGCGCACGGATTCGACGAACATCTCGCGGGATGCGCTGGAGATGGTGCGCTCGTACATCGAGCGGTCGTTCGGGGCGAAGTATCTGCCGGAGAAGCCGAACTTTTATTCATCGTCGAACAAGGGCGCGCAGGAGGCGCACGAGGCGATCCGTCCGACATCGCTGGAGTATCCGCCGTCGAAGGTGAAGCGGGCGTTGTCGGAGGATCAGTTCCGGCTGTACACGCTGATCTGGGAGCGGTTTGTTTCGTGCCAGATGACGCCGGCGCAATGGGATTCAACGGCCGTGACGATCCGCGGCGGGAAGGATCCGAAGCGTCCGGTGACGTTCCGGGCGACGGGGCGGACGCTGGTGTTCGACGGGTTCTACAGGGTTTCGGGCGTGCCGAAGGCGGCGGACGAGCAGATCCTGCCCTCGGTTTCGGAGAGGCAGCGGCTCGCGCCGTTCAGCGTTGAGCCGGTGCAGAAGTTCACGAGCCCGCCTCCCCGGTACACGGAGGCGTCGCTGATCAAGATGCTTGAGTCGGAGGGGATCGGGCGTCCTTCGACGTATGCGTCGATCATCAGCGTGATCCAGGATCGGAACTATGTCGAGCAGCAGGAGCGTCGTTTCTATGCGACGGACCTGGGCGAGGTGGTGACGGACAAGCTGGTGGAGGCGTTCCCGAAGATCATGGATGTCGGGTACACGCGCGAGATGGAGCAGGAACTGGACAAGGTGGAGGAGGAGCATCTGGACTGGGTCGAGATGCTCAACCGGTTCTATGGTCCGTTCACGGACGCGCTGGAGCACGCGCACGAGACGATGGGGCACGCAAAGGCGGAGTTGGTGCCTGCGCCGGACGAGTATCGGTGTCCGACGTGCGGCGCGCCGACGGTGTATCGGTTCGGGAAGAACGGGCGGTTCCTGTCGTGCTCGACGTATCCGGCGTGCAACTATGCGAGCCCGGTGGATCGGGAGGGCGTGCCGCGTCCGGCGGCGCAGACGGTGCCGATCGCGTGCATCAAGTGCGGCGCGGCGATGACGAAGCGTGTGGGGCGGTTCGGGCCGTTCCTGGGGTGTTCGCGGTATGGGGACAAGACGAATCCGTGCGATGGGATTCTGAACATCGATCGGAAGGGGAAGGTGGTTGCGCCCTCACCTCCGGCGTTGTTGACGGAGTTGCCGTGTCCGGCGTGTCAGTCGCCTTTGAATCTGCGTTCGGGCGTGCGTGGTCCGTGGCTGGGGTGCTCGCGGTTCCCGAAGTGCCGCGGGAGAGGGAAGTGGGCGGAGCTGGATGAGCCCACGCGCGCGGAGCTGTTGAAGAAGATGGAAGCGCACGAGGCGGCGAACCGTGCGCCGATCGTGAAGACGACGGATGGGAAGCCGCTGACGGACGCATCGGGCAAGCCCCTGGCGACAGCGCCGACGGTGGATGCGCTTGCGGGTGTTGCTTCGAGTGGGGGTGAGGGGTCGGGCGAGGGTGAGGAGTCGGTGGAGCCCCTGGCGGACGAGGTCGGGGTGTGA
- a CDS encoding type II toxin-antitoxin system VapC family toxin, with product MRAQFVLDASVAVGWLLAEEQAAVARAIADRFRDEDALVPPNWSLEVCNAVRKAVRTGRITLDTQTRLQQIILSFPIRFDPPSIERDWTTIVPLAHRLELSTYDAAYLELAMRCGVPLATLDDQLKQRARELGIQTL from the coding sequence ATGCGGGCCCAGTTTGTGCTGGACGCGTCTGTCGCGGTGGGGTGGCTATTGGCCGAGGAGCAGGCGGCCGTGGCGCGGGCGATAGCGGATCGATTCCGGGATGAGGATGCGTTGGTGCCGCCGAACTGGTCGCTTGAGGTGTGCAACGCGGTGCGCAAGGCGGTGCGAACGGGGCGGATCACGCTGGACACGCAGACGCGTCTGCAGCAGATCATTCTTTCGTTTCCGATCCGCTTTGATCCACCCTCGATCGAGCGGGATTGGACGACGATTGTGCCGCTGGCGCATCGGTTGGAGTTGAGTACATATGACGCGGCGTATCTTGAATTGGCGATGCGGTGCGGCGTGCCGCTGGCGACACTGGATGATCAGTTGAAGCAGAGGGCGCGCGAACTGGGGATCCAAACGCTGTAG
- a CDS encoding type II toxin-antitoxin system prevent-host-death family antitoxin, with the protein MVQNIPSTEARRAFGELLDHVREGESFAITQNGRVVARLVPPEDRRPPMSLEDALRGLRAIRPIRPLDRSEIRGLIEDGRRF; encoded by the coding sequence ATGGTGCAGAACATTCCGAGCACTGAGGCCCGTCGGGCGTTTGGCGAGTTGCTCGATCACGTTCGGGAGGGGGAGAGTTTCGCGATCACTCAGAACGGGCGGGTGGTTGCGCGGCTTGTGCCGCCGGAGGATCGTCGGCCGCCGATGTCGCTGGAGGATGCGTTGCGGGGGCTTCGCGCGATCCGTCCGATCAGGCCGCTGGATCGTTCGGAGATCCGGGGACTGATCGAGGACGGGAGGCGGTTCTGA